The sequence GGCAACTTTTCCAATCCGCACGCCAGCGCGGCCGCGGTAGGTTCGTTGAGGATGCGTTCCACTGTGAAACCCGCCGCCACGCCCGCGCGCTGGGTGGCCTGCCGTTGAGCGTCATTGAAGTACGCCGGCACGGTGATGACCGCCCGCGTGATTTCAGTTTCCAAAACCGACTCGGCACGGGTCTTCAACGATTTCAAAATCTCCGCCGACACCGTTTCGGGCGACACGCTGTCTTCACCCAACTTCACCGCGAGCGGATTTCCGGTTATCGTGTAATCAACGTGCCGTTCAGTTTCCGGCACGTCGGCGGCGCGTTGGCCGATGAAGCGTTTGATGGAATAAATCGTGCGCGCGGGATCGAGCGCACGCTGTCGTTGCGCAGGCCAACCGGCGATAGGCACGCCGTCTTTCGGATAATGTACCACCGAAGGCAATAGCCGTTGACCGTCAGCATCGGCCAATAAACCCGCCATCCCCGCTTCCACCACGGCAATGGCGGAACGCGTGGTGCCAAGGTCAATGCCCACAATCGTGCTCACGCGCGGAGAGTAACGACTGGAATGATGAAATACGATTTTAGAATTCAGATTGGACATTGCGTCTCGGGCATCAGACATTCCTCAATTCAATGCACTGTCTTGTCACCGCCGGCCCCACCGTGGAGCCCATCGATGCTGTGCGCCGGTTGACCAATCACTCAACCGGCCGCCTTGGTTGCGGCCTGGCCGATGCACTTGCGCGCGCAGGGCATCGCGTCACGCTTCTACTTTCCGAAACAGCAGTGCACGCGCCTAAATGCAAAAAGGTCCATATCGTGCGCTTCAACACCACAGCCGACCTCCGCGAACAACTCGAGGCCGCTGCGGCGTTGCGCGTGAAGAGGGTGTTTCACGTGGCCGCCGTTTCCGATTTCACCGTGAAACGCCCGCGCAAAGGCAAGATTCCCACCACCGCAACATTAATGCTCGAGCTAAAGCCAACGCCGAAGCTGATTCATTCCCTTCGCAAATGGTTTCCCGATGCGTTTCTCGTGGGCTGGAAATATGAAGTCGAAGGCGGCAAAAAATCAACCGTGACCGCCGCCCGCGCCCAAATCAAAAAATGCAACACCAACGCCTGCGTAGCCAATGGCCCGGCGTATGGCGAGGGGTTTGGGGTGGTGGCCGATGAGGTAACGCATTGTGCGGATGACGCGGAGCTGTTCCGATGGGCGGGGGGAATAACCAAGGCCCAATGACCAAACCCCCAAGGAACTCCCAATTTCCAAAACCATTGTGACTTGGGCCTTGGTCATTGGCCTTGGGAATTCTTACCTCGCCTCAACCGTGTTTACAATTTGAGTCACATGCTCGGGATCCACCAATGCATGCCCATTCATTCCACCAAACCAAAAAATTAGCAACCGTGTCTCCGGCGGCGTCATCACCCAATCCAAATGCTTGACGTGATGCTTCTTTCCGTCGGCAGCATGAATTTCGCAGGGGCTGTGGCCGCGTACGGCCCCGATGACTTCTTCGTGTGTCATTAAGAACACAGTGCCACACGCTGGCCGTTTTGCCTATTTTAGAGGCACGGATTTATTTATTTATGGAATCCGTGTCAAAACTACATTATTTCGGTGACCTCGATCCCCAGCCCATCCAATCCGGTTTTCAAAACGCGGCCGGTTAATTCGCACAAGGCGATGCGGCTTTCGCGTTCAGATTCTTCGTTGGCTTTGAGGACAGGGCACGCTTCGTAAAAGCGACTGAAATGGCCGGCGAGTTCAAAGAGGTAATTGCACAGGAAATTCGGGCGATAATCGTCGGCAACCATTTCGAGGGTTTGGCCGAAATTGATTAGATGCTTGGCGAGCGCCAATTCTTCAGGCGCTTGGGCAGCGATGGTGACGTTATTGAAATCGGGCGCATCGATTTTGCGAAAAATACTGCGCACGCGCGTGTAGGCGTATTGGAGATACGGCGCGGTGTTGCCTTGAAGGGCGAGCATTTTGTCCCAGTCAAAAATATAATCGGTTTGGCGGTTATTCGAAAGGTCGGCGTACTTCAATGCGCCGAGGCCGACTACGCGGGCGATTTCGTGCCGTTGTGTTTCATCGAGGTCGGGGTTCTTTTCGCTAACCACCGCAAAGGCGCGCTCTTGCGCTTCATCAAGCAAATCAGCAAGGCGCACCACTTCGCCGCTGCGGGTTTTGAATGGCTTGCCATCGGGGCCGAGAATGGAGCCGAACCACACATGCTCTAGGCGCGCGGTGACGTCGGGCTGCCAACGCCGGAAGATTTTAAACAGTTGTTGGAAATGCAGTTGCTGGCGGCCATCGGTAACGTACACGATTTCTTGCGGCGCCCATTCAGTGAGCCGATGCTGCAGTGTGGCGAGGTCGGTGGTGGTGTAGTTTGCGGCGCCATCGCTTTTTTGCACGATCGCCGGCTTGTCAGCGAGTTGCGCGTCATCGGGGAAAAAAACCGCCATCGCGCCTTCGCTTTCTTCGGCAATTTTTTTGGAAACCAAATCCTCCACCACACCGGCGAGTTCGGGATTGTAAAAACTTTCGCCCAGCGTTTCGTCAAATTTGATGTCGAGCCGCGAGTAGACCTGATCGAACTGGACTTGCGAGAGCTCTATCATCCGTTGCCAAATGCCAAGATTTTCCGCGTCGCCGTTTTGTAATTTCACCAATTCCGCGCGCGCATCATCGCGCAGCGACTCTTCGCTATTGATGAATTTGTAAATGCGTTCGAGTTCAGCGATGGGATCGGCTTCAAGCGCGGCTTCATCGAGTTGAGTTTTCCAACCAAGCAACAGCATTCCAAATTGTGTGCCCCAATCGCCGATGTGATTATCGGTCACTACGCGATGACCGAGAAGGCGCAACACACGGGCGAGACTGTCGCCAAGAATGGTGGAGCGAATGTGACCCACGTGCATTGGCTTCGCGACGTTGGGCGAGCTAAAGTCCACCACCACCGTGCGCGGCGTGGTGGCGGGTGCAATGAATGGCAAGTCACTGGCGAGGGCGGCTTGTAATGCGGTATTCACCGCATCAGTCCGCAAACGGAAATTCAGAAAGCCCGGCCCGGCAATTTCCACTGGCTCGCACCATTCGGCCACATCGAGCCGGGTCACCACGTCGGTGGCGAGTTGGCGTGGATTCATCTGCCGTTGCTTGGCAAGTGCCATCAAGGCATTACTTTGGAAATCACCGTGCTTGGCATCCGCGCACACACGCACGAGCACGCGACTGACGTCGGCTACGGGCAGCACAGCGGCGGCAGCGGCTTGCAGGCGGGATTCAATTTGCCGCTGAATCACTTGGTTGCCTTTATCGGGGCGCTATTGTTTCGCCGGTTGGCTGATGATTTTAACAATCGCCTCTGCATCGCCTGCTTGTTCGAGTGATTGACGGAAGTCTTTATTGTGGAGCAGCTTGGCAATATTCGCCAGTGTGTGCAGGTGCTTTTGAAACTGACCTTGCGGCACGAGAAACAGCACCACTAAATTTACCGGCTGATTATCGAGCGCCTCAAAATCAATTCCCTCGCCTGAGCGCCCCAATGCACCGACCACTTCATCAATGAGATCCGTGGAGGCGTGCGGAATGCCGATGCCGAAGCCGATGCCGGTGCTCATTGAGTTTTCGCGTTTTTTGACCGCATCGATGATGGCCTCGCGATCTTTGGCTGCGATGGCACCACTGGACACGAGTTGATCGACCAATTCATCAATTGCCTCCCAGCGATTGGTGGCCTGCAGCGATGGCACGATGTGTTCGGCTTGGACTATTTCGCTTAGCGTCATATTACGTCGCGCGCATTCGGCACCAAGCGGGCGGCTAATTCAAGGCTGAATTGCAAGCATCCCAAGCCCGGACCGCTAGCGCAGCCAATTCACGAAACGTGTCCAACGTCCCTGCACCGGCCATTTTGACCGCATCCAGCGTATCAGGTCCCTCAATCAAATGCGGCAAACCCAGCAACAGCACCAGTGCATTGCCCAAAAAAATAATGACCGCCGAGAACAAATACCCCTGAGAAGTGAGGTCCGACTGCCGGGTATGTAAAATATGCCAAGTGAGCAGCACGTGAAATGCGTACGCCAATCCCAACATCCAGTAAAACAATCCCCACGCCCATGGCCCGTTCCAACCCCAAATCGCGCGTCCGCCCACGAACACCGCCAGCACTAGCACCACATACAACGGCACAAAATACGGCGCGAGGCTGACAAAAAAATTATCTTTTGTGACCAACACGTGGCCGCCATCGCTGGTGACTTTCATTCCTTTCACACGCCCGCCGCAAGCCATCGTGGCGGCGGCATGGGTGAATTCGTGGCCGAACACATAAATCCACATCGGCTTCGGCGCGTAATGATATAAGAGAAACATGCACCCCACCCCCGCCGTAAGCGGCGCCACCGTGGTGTCGAGCATTCCCGATTGGGAGATGAGTTGGCCCAAGGCACGCCCCACGCCCACGCACAATGGCAGCAGCAAAATCGCTGCGAATAATTTACGCCTCCTCGGCACGGAAAAACTACACCACAAAACGCCGCTTCAATCGAGACGAAAACATTGGATTGCCTCCGCCGGCTTCGCGCCGTTACCTTCCGCGGATGACACAGGAGGAAGCACTACAAATTTTCCGTGATACTGGCGCACTACTCGACGGCCATTTTATACTACGCAGCGGACTCCACAGCCGGCAGTTTTTTCAATGCGCCCAGGCGCTGCAACAAATGCCGGTGGTGGAAAAACTTGGCGCGGCCTTGGCCGATCGCGTGCGGGATGAAGCCATCGAAACCGTCGTGGCCCCCGCGATGGGGGGGTTGGTGATTGGCCAGGAAGTGGCGCGGCAACTCGGCGTGCGGTTTGTTTTTGTGGAAAAAGATGATAACGGCTCACTCGTGATGCGCCGCGGTTTCTCTTTGGCCCCCGATGAAAAAGTGCTCATTGTCGAAGATGTCATCACCCGTGGCGGACGGCTGCAGGAAACCATCGACATCGTCCGCGCCCAATCCGCCGACCTCCGCGCTGTCACCATCGTGGTCGATCGCAGCAACGGCAATTATAAATCCGATGTACCGCTGCACAGTTTGCTGGCGATGGAAGTGGAAACATTTGAGCCGGATCATTTACCGGAAGATTTGCAAGCGACCCGAGCGGTGAAGCCCGGGAGTAAATAGAGATTGCCAAAGAGCCTCCCGCATCGGAGAATTTTTGCATGAGAGCGGCGGCATTCATCACATTTTTGTTTTGCACGGGAATTTCAATGAGCGCGGATAAAGCAACGAAGCCAACCAAAACGGAAGTGGCTACATTGGGGGGCGGATGTTTCTGGTGTTTGGAGGCGGTGTTCGAGCGGTTGCCGGGGGTGAGCAAGGTGGAGAGTGGGTATGCGGGCGGAAAGACGCTGAACCCCACGTACCGGGAAGTCTGCAATGGCACTACGGGTCATGCCGAGGTGGTGCAAATTTATTTCGACCCTAAAAAGATTGGATACGACCAAATCCTCTCCGTGTTTTGGCAGTGCCATGACCCGACCACGCTAAACCGACAAGGCAATGATCTTGGCACACAATATCGCTCCACCATTATGCCGCACAATAAACAACAAACGATTATTGCGGAACAAAGCCGCAAGGAGTGGGCCAAGGAATTCAAGGAGCCGATTGTCACCACGCTAGAGCCGCTTGAGAAATTTTATACCGCGGAGGTGAATCATCAGGATTATTTCCGGCTTAATCCTGGGAATCCATATTGCGCGTTCCTGATCGAGCCTAAACTTAAGGCGCTCGAAAGCAAAAAAATCATTCCGGGGCGCCCAAATAAATAACCAAAAAACACGTTGTTTACTTGGCAAACACCGTCTAATCGGGTTGTATGAGGCCTATGAAACGCGTGATTCCGGTTTTTGCTCTGGTTCTTTCAATCTGGTTGGTCGAAGCCGTTCCGCCACCACGCCTGATTAAGGGCCCCGTGCCGCTGCCGGTGCCCCAGATTGCTATCGCCAGACAACAAATTAAACTCGGCTTCATCAACCCGGCCCAAGGAATTCCTGGCACGGTGAAAATCCCCTCCAATAATCCCCGCCGAGCGATCCCGGAGGAGCACCTGTTGACACACAATGGCGAAACATTTCGAGGAACTTTCCTTGGGTTTGATCCCGCCGAAGGGCTCAAATGGTCACACCCGGATTTCCAGCCAAGCGTGATTCATTTCCTGCCCGATCGAGTGAGTCGCCTTAATTTGAAAGTGGCCCCCTTGCCTGTACACGCAAAACACCATTCCTGCCGAGTTGAATTGTCCAACGGCGACACCGTCGCAGGTGATTTGGTAAGTATGAACAACGGGAAACTTACATTGGATACATGGTACGCCGGCAAACTTGCTATCAACACCGCGCACATCAAATCGATCAAACCCGGCGCCTCCATCTCAAAAGTTTTTTTCGAAGGACCAAAAGACAATCAAAACTGGTCTTTTAATAATCAACAAAACGGTGCGTTACCACAACAAATACTGCCCCAATTACCGATTGAGCAGCAGAAACTAATTAAAGAACGCGCTGCACAAGCGGCCAATGGGCCAACTTGGAAATTTGCCAACGGCACGTTTGAATCCACCACCAGCAATTCCATGGTGGGGCGTAAGATGAAAGAAATGCCCAAGCGCTCCAGCATTGAATTTAATGTCGACTGGACCAGCAGCCTAAGTTTGTACATCAATTTTCTCACCGACTCGCTGGCCAGCTACAGCCAGTGTAATGGATATTGTCTGCGGCTCACTCAAAGTTATATTTACCTGTACCGATACAACTTTAATAACGGCGCCGGTCGAGGCGGACGCCTAGGCAATAATGTGCGAGTAAGCCTCGCCAATTTGAAGGGCAATGCACATGTGGCACTCAAGACCGACGAAACGAAAAACACCATTGCGCTCTTCATCAATGGCACTTTGATTCAAAAGTGGGAAAACGTCGGCGAATTCCCCGAAGGCGCCAAAGGGTTGCTCTTCACTTCGCGCACCACCAACCGCATGAAGCTCAGTCGCATCCGTGTAACCGATTGGAACGGAAGCCTTCCCGACCCCAATGCCAGCCCAAAATCGATGCCGGAAGAAGATTACGTGCTATTAAAAAATGCCGACCAAATCACCGGGGATGTGCTCGGCATTGCCGCCGGCAAACTTCAATTTAAATCTGATTTTGGTGAAATGGCGATTGCGCTTGATAAAGTGGGGATCATCCATCGCGCCACAGAACGGGTAAAACCACTGCCCATAGCACCCGGAATGGAGCGGGCCATCTTCAAAGACGGAGGCAGCATGACCATGAAAATTACCGGCTGGAAGGACGGCAAAGTTACCACCACCAGCCCGATCTTCAGCGAAGCGGAGTTCGATGCCGCAGTATTTCAATCCATCGATTTCAACGATTTAACGACTAAACCGACAACCGCTGTTTCACCCCAACTTAATCCCTCACCGATGGTACCGCCAAACATTCTGGTCCCCCGCCAATTACAACAACGAGTTTTGCCTGCGCCCCGGGCCAACCCCTAAATAACTATAATACAAATTCAACTTTCACCATGAAACGAATTATATTTTTACCGGTCATCTCACTTTGCGTTGGCACCCTATTTAGCCAACCCCTGCTCAATCGGCCGCCATCGCTCCCCCCCGCACCTGCTCAACCCACCAGCACCTTCGTTGCCAGCAGCCAGACAGACCAACTGCAACTGATTCGTGGCAACGCGATGCTCGGCAAATTTCTTGGCTTTGACCCTGAAAAAGGACTCCAGTGGAATCATCCGGATATTAAACCCGATTTACTCACCATTCCCACAGACCGAATCAGTCGTATTGATTTTGCCACCAAACCGGTCCCAGCCAACTCCAAATCCCATGATGGAATCATCGAGTTTGCAAATGGAGACCGGCTCATCGGTGATGTTCTGGGAATGGAAGGCACCAAACTCCGCATCAACACTTGGTACGCGGGCGAGCTGGCGGTGGACCGCAGCGCTATCAGAACCCTTTCGCCAGGCATCATCGCTGGGTCCTCATTGTATTCGGTGCCTGTCTCGGTCAAGGATTGGAAGGAAACGCGCACCGGTTCATTAGGGTGGAAATTCGCCAATGGCGGCTTTGATTCCACGGCGAGCGGCCCGGTGATCGGCCGCAGCTTCCCCAAAATGCCCGCCAAGGCACGGGTAGAATTCGATCTTGAGTGGAAACGCGGTAGCCCGAGCGTTTACATCGGTTTCATGACCGACACCCTCACTTCGTACAGCGGGGGCAATTGCTACAGCATCCGCCTTACCGGCAGTTCAGTTTATATTTATCGGTACGCAAAGGTGAACGGCGGAACCCGAAGCCAACGCCTGCAACCCTCCAGCCGAAGTTACAGCTTCGGCAGCGGCCCCAAGAAAGTACGCATAGGCCTTTGCCACGATGCTTCGAAACGGACAGTCGCCGTAATCGTCAACGGAAAACTTGTGGGTGAATGGAGAGACACGCTGGCCGGTGCGCCACCCTTAAGTAACGGCCTGAACTTTTCCTCGCGGACCAGCAACCCGATGCGGATCAGCCGCCTCACCATCAGCCCATGGAGCGGCAACCTACCGGGAACCGGCAACGTCGCCGCCGCGGCCGGCGCAAAAGAAGATTTTGTCATGTTCGCTAACGACGACAGCATCACCGGGAAACTACAATCCATTGACAAAGAAATAATGAAATTTAAGTCCACCGCCTTTGGCGATGTAAATATCCCGCTAACAAAAGTGGGGTCGATCTATTTCGCACGCGATACGATTGTTACTCCTCCAGTCCCTGTGGATTCGGTGCGCGCCACGCTAATGGGCAGTAGCCGCATCACTGGCATCATCAAGGCGTGGAAAGGCAAACAAGTTACTCTGACTAGTCCCATCTTTGGCGAAGCCACGTTTGATGCGAGCATTTTCCGGCAGGTGCAATTCAATCTCGGTAAACCTCGAAGCGCATCCACAAACCCAAGCAAACCCAGCATCAGTTTCAACCAGATTCCAGAGGGCGATGTAGATCCGATTGGAATCGACGCCATCCAACTCAACCGCCGTGAAGTGCCGCCGGATGTCATCAGACGCCTGAAGGAAGTGCAAGGCCTCCAACGCGCCTTTCCGCGCAGGCGATAATTCCATTGATGGGTCTCCACCCCTGCCCGAATTAATCCCTGACGTCGATCGCTTCCCTCTCCCGCTTCTATTTGCTAGACTGTCTTCAGCATGGCATTTGATTCGTTTCGTGATTTTGTAAATCGGTTGGAAGCTGAAGGGGAGTTGCGGCGCATTTCCGCGCCCGTGGCCACGGAATTAGAAATCACCGAGGTGGCCGATCGCGAGATGAAAAGGCCCGGCGGCGGTCAGGCGCTCCTCTTTGAACACCCCACCGTCAATGGCAAGCCAAGCCCCATCCCGCTGGCCATCAATACGTACGGCAGCGAAAAACGTATGGCGATGGTGCTCGGTCGCGATAGCGTTGAAGATGCCGCCGCCGAACTCAACAAGCTGGTCAAAGCCAAGCCCCCCACCTCTTTCGGCGAAACATTCAACCTCCTCGGCACCGCCCTGGATCTCCGCCACGCTAAACCAACGAATGTAAAAAGTGGCCCGTGCAAAGAGGTCATTCATAAATTTGAGGACTCAGAAGACAGGAGGCAAAATCCCTCAACTCTCAACGCTCAACTTTCAACTCTCCTAAATTTCCCAATTCAACAATGCTGGCCCAAAGACGCCGGACGCTTCCTCACCCTTCCCTGCGTTGTCACCCACGACCCTGATACCGGCGATCGCAATCTCGGGATGTATCGCATGCAGGTTTTTGACGACCAAACCACTGCCCTCCATTGGCAGTTGCAAAAAGTCGCCGCCCGCCACGGTCGCCGCTATTATGAAAAAGGCGAACGCATGCCCGTCAGTGTTTTCCTTGGCGGCGATCCCGTTTACGCCTTCTGCGCCAGTGCGCCGTTGCCCGATGGGCTGGATGAATTGCTGCTCGCTGGTTGGCTGCGCAAGAAATCCGTGCCATTGATCAAATGCGAAACCAACGACCTCAAGGTGCCCGCCGATGCGGATATCGTCCTCGAAGGCTACGTGGACCCCACCGAACCTCTTCGCGACGAAGGCCCCTTTGGCGATCACACCGGCTACTACACCTTGCCCGAGCCTTACCCCGCCTTTCACCTCACCGCCATCACCCATCGCAAGGATGCCATTTATCCGAGCACCATCGTTGGCCAACCGCCGATGGAGGATTTCCATCTCGGCGGTGCCAGCGTCCGGCTATTCCTGCCGATTCTAAAAATGAATTTCCCGGAGTTGGTCGACCTTGCCCTCCCCGCCGAAGGCGTCTTTCACAACCTCGTTTTCGTCAGCATCAAAAAAACCTATCCGATGCAGGCCTATAAAATCATGCACGGCCTTTGGGGCGCGGGCCAAATGATGTTTGCCAAATACATTATCGTAGTTGATGAAGACGTGAACGTGCACGACACCAGCGAAGTCCTCTTCCGCCTCGGCGCCTGCACCGACCCCCAACGTGACGCTCTCTTTTCCCGCGGGCCCGCTGACGTCCTTGACCATGCGACTACTGAAATGGCCATCGGCAGCAAATTGGGCCTCGACGCCACGCATAAACTTCCCGGCGAATCCGGTTTCCACCGCGAATGGCCACCAATTATCACGATGGACGAGGCCGTGAAGAAAAACGTCGATTCCATTTTGAACAACCAACAAAACAAATAAATCCATCCGTATGCGAAAACTACTCATCACCACCCTGTTGTTGTTCACCGCATGGAATTCGCATGCCGCAAAACCCAACATTCTCATTATCCTTGTTGACGATCTCGGCTACGGCGACCTCTCCAGCTACGGCGCGACCGACCTCAAATCGCCCGCAATTGATTCGCTGATGGCCGCCGGGATGCGCTTCGATTCCTTTTACGCAAACTGCCCCGTGTGCAGCCCCACGCGCGCGGCATTGCTCAGTGGCACGTACCCGGATCTTGTTGGCGTGCCGGGCGTCATTCGCACGCACCCGGTAAACAACTGGGGTTGGCTCTCACCCAAAGCCGTGTTGCTCCCCAAGCCGCTCAAAACTGCCGGCTATCACACCGCCATCGTCGGCAAATGGCATCTTGGCCTTGAATCGCCTAA comes from Limisphaerales bacterium and encodes:
- a CDS encoding DNA/pantothenate metabolism flavoprotein domain protein, with translation MHCLVTAGPTVEPIDAVRRLTNHSTGRLGCGLADALARAGHRVTLLLSETAVHAPKCKKVHIVRFNTTADLREQLEAAAALRVKRVFHVAAVSDFTVKRPRKGKIPTTATLMLELKPTPKLIHSLRKWFPDAFLVGWKYEVEGGKKSTVTAARAQIKKCNTNACVANGPAYGEGFGVVADEVTHCADDAELFRWAGGITKAQ
- the argS gene encoding arginine--tRNA ligase, encoding MIQRQIESRLQAAAAAVLPVADVSRVLVRVCADAKHGDFQSNALMALAKQRQMNPRQLATDVVTRLDVAEWCEPVEIAGPGFLNFRLRTDAVNTALQAALASDLPFIAPATTPRTVVVDFSSPNVAKPMHVGHIRSTILGDSLARVLRLLGHRVVTDNHIGDWGTQFGMLLLGWKTQLDEAALEADPIAELERIYKFINSEESLRDDARAELVKLQNGDAENLGIWQRMIELSQVQFDQVYSRLDIKFDETLGESFYNPELAGVVEDLVSKKIAEESEGAMAVFFPDDAQLADKPAIVQKSDGAANYTTTDLATLQHRLTEWAPQEIVYVTDGRQQLHFQQLFKIFRRWQPDVTARLEHVWFGSILGPDGKPFKTRSGEVVRLADLLDEAQERAFAVVSEKNPDLDETQRHEIARVVGLGALKYADLSNNRQTDYIFDWDKMLALQGNTAPYLQYAYTRVRSIFRKIDAPDFNNVTIAAQAPEELALAKHLINFGQTLEMVADDYRPNFLCNYLFELAGHFSRFYEACPVLKANEESERESRIALCELTGRVLKTGLDGLGIEVTEIM
- a CDS encoding PTS sugar transporter subunit IIA translates to MTLSEIVQAEHIVPSLQATNRWEAIDELVDQLVSSGAIAAKDREAIIDAVKKRENSMSTGIGFGIGIPHASTDLIDEVVGALGRSGEGIDFEALDNQPVNLVVLFLVPQGQFQKHLHTLANIAKLLHNKDFRQSLEQAGDAEAIVKIISQPAKQ
- a CDS encoding M50 family metallopeptidase, encoding MLLPLCVGVGRALGQLISQSGMLDTTVAPLTAGVGCMFLLYHYAPKPMWIYVFGHEFTHAAATMACGGRVKGMKVTSDGGHVLVTKDNFFVSLAPYFVPLYVVLVLAVFVGGRAIWGWNGPWAWGLFYWMLGLAYAFHVLLTWHILHTRQSDLTSQGYLFSAVIIFLGNALVLLLGLPHLIEGPDTLDAVKMAGAGTLDTFRELAALAVRAWDACNSALN
- a CDS encoding orotate phosphoribosyltransferase, which encodes MTQEEALQIFRDTGALLDGHFILRSGLHSRQFFQCAQALQQMPVVEKLGAALADRVRDEAIETVVAPAMGGLVIGQEVARQLGVRFVFVEKDDNGSLVMRRGFSLAPDEKVLIVEDVITRGGRLQETIDIVRAQSADLRAVTIVVDRSNGNYKSDVPLHSLLAMEVETFEPDHLPEDLQATRAVKPGSK
- the msrA gene encoding peptide-methionine (S)-S-oxide reductase MsrA, producing the protein MSADKATKPTKTEVATLGGGCFWCLEAVFERLPGVSKVESGYAGGKTLNPTYREVCNGTTGHAEVVQIYFDPKKIGYDQILSVFWQCHDPTTLNRQGNDLGTQYRSTIMPHNKQQTIIAEQSRKEWAKEFKEPIVTTLEPLEKFYTAEVNHQDYFRLNPGNPYCAFLIEPKLKALESKKIIPGRPNK
- a CDS encoding menaquinone biosynthesis decarboxylase, whose amino-acid sequence is MAFDSFRDFVNRLEAEGELRRISAPVATELEITEVADREMKRPGGGQALLFEHPTVNGKPSPIPLAINTYGSEKRMAMVLGRDSVEDAAAELNKLVKAKPPTSFGETFNLLGTALDLRHAKPTNVKSGPCKEVIHKFEDSEDRRQNPSTLNAQLSTLLNFPIQQCWPKDAGRFLTLPCVVTHDPDTGDRNLGMYRMQVFDDQTTALHWQLQKVAARHGRRYYEKGERMPVSVFLGGDPVYAFCASAPLPDGLDELLLAGWLRKKSVPLIKCETNDLKVPADADIVLEGYVDPTEPLRDEGPFGDHTGYYTLPEPYPAFHLTAITHRKDAIYPSTIVGQPPMEDFHLGGASVRLFLPILKMNFPELVDLALPAEGVFHNLVFVSIKKTYPMQAYKIMHGLWGAGQMMFAKYIIVVDEDVNVHDTSEVLFRLGACTDPQRDALFSRGPADVLDHATTEMAIGSKLGLDATHKLPGESGFHREWPPIITMDEAVKKNVDSILNNQQNK